TTCGAACTCGGCGCGATCTACGAGCACCGCCCCGGCCGGACGATCACCGAGGCCGACAACACGCTGTTCACGACGCAGACGATGAACACGCAGGCGCTACACCTCGACGCCGCATACGCTGCCGAGACGAGTTTCGGTGAGCGTCTGGTCAATTCGATGTTCACGCTCTCGACGCTCGTGGGACTGTCGGTCGCCCAGCTCACGCAGGGCACGATCGTCGCGAATCTCGGGTTCTCCGAGATCTCCTTCCCCAAGCCGTTGTTCCACGGCGACACGCTCTACGCCGAGACGAAGATCGTCGACAAGCGCGAGTCGAAGAGCCGGCCGGGGGAGGGCATCGTCACCCTCGAACACACCGGTCGCAACCAGCACGGCGATGTCGTCGCCGTCGCCGTGCGCAAGACCCTGGTCCAGAAGAGGCCCACGACATGACCTGGGAACTCCCCGGCCCCGCATGGCTTTTCTGTCCCGCCGATCGTCCGGAGCGCTACGCCAAGGCCGCCGAACGTTCCGACGTGGTGATCATCGACCTCGAGGATGCCGTCGCGCCGGCCGACAAGCCGGCGGCCCGTGAGGCGCTGATCGCCACTCCGCTCGACCCCGAACGCACCGTGGTGCGGGTCAACCCGGTGGGCACGGCCGACCACGAGGCCGATCTCGAGGCACTGCGCCGCACGTCGTACACGCGGGTCATGCTGCCCAAGTGCGAGAGCGGCGACGAGGTGCGCTCGCTCGCACCGCTCGAGGTGGTCGCGCTCATCGAGTCGCCCCTCGGGGTGCTCGCGGTGGAGGACATCGCCGTCGCCGAGAACACCCTCGGAATGATGTGGGGTGCCGAGGATCTCGTCGCCGGACTCGGTGGCAACGCGAGCCGTCACGCCGACGGGACGTACCGCGCGGTCGCGCAACACGCCCGGTCGGTGACCCTGCTCGCCGCGAAGGGTCACGCCCGCTGGGCGCTCGACTCGGTGTACCTGAACATCAAGGACACCGACGGCCTGTACGAGGAGGCGCTCGACGCCGTGGCGGTCGGATTCGACATCAAGGTGTCGATCCATCCCAGCCAGGTCGACGTCGTCCGCCGGGCATACGCGCCCACCCCCGAGGAGGAGGCGTGGGCGCGGCGCGTTCTCGAGGCCGCCGAATCGGAACGCGGCGTCTTCGATTTCGAAGGGAAGATGGTCGACGCCCCGGTGCTGCGTCACGCCGAGCGCGTGCTGCAGCGCGCGTCGGCCGCCGCCTCGGCATGACCGCGTGTCACCGGGGACGGTGACGCAACAACTGAGTGAGACGGTGGGCGCTGTCGAGCAGCGCCTCACCGAGTTCGGGCACACGATCGGGCCGGAACCGGCTCTCCACGCCGGTCAGACTCAACGCCCAGGTCGGGGCGCCGCGGTGATCGAACACCGCGGCGCCCATTCCCCAACTGCCCTCGACGATCAGTGCCGGATTGACGGCGTAGCCGGTCAGCCGTGTCGTCTCGATCCGTTTCTCCAGTGCGGGTCGCGCGTGGTCCGGTCCCCAATCCTGCGTGAGATCCACCCGCGACAGATGCGCCTCGATCTCCTGATCGGGCATGTGCGCGAGGATCGCCAGCCCCGCCGACGCCACCCCGAGCGGGAACCGGATCCCGATGTGGAGCACGTGCGAACGCAGCGGGAAGCTGCCCTCCTCCATCGCCAGACAGACCGTCTCGTCGCCCCGCCGCGCGGAGAGGAAGGCGCTCTCGCCGGTCGCGCGCGCCAGATCGCGCAGCACGTCGCCCGCGAGATCGGTGATGTCGTAGCGCACGGAGGCGAGCGATCCCAGCAGGTAGAGCTCGGGTCCGAGGGCCCAGCGTCCCGACGCCGGATCCCGGTCGACGAGCCCCTCGTCGGCGAGCGAGCTGAGCAGCCGGTGCACCGTGGGCCGGGCGAGATCGGTGGTGCGGGCGACCTCCGAGGTCGTCACCCCTTCCGGTTCGTGCGACGAGACGGTGCGCAGCAGGGCGGCGATCCGCGCGACCAGTTGACCCCGTGCATCGGACGACATGCCTCGATTATACGTCCACTCAGTGAACGCATATAGCGTCTCTGTTCGATGAACGATCAATTTCAGAGATATTCCGGCAGGTACTTGTGTTCTCTACCTGCAGACTCTTTAGTAGAAACCAAGCATGCGACTGCGTTCATCCAGTGGACGTGATTCGTCCAGCGGAGCCCGGCGGCTCCCCCGGAAACCCGAGAGGTGAGAGTTGGCAACGAAAGTGTTCGAGACGGCGGCGGAGGCCGTCGCCGACATCCGTGACGGTGCGACGCTCGCGGTGGGCGGATTCGGACTGTGCGGTATCCCCGACATCCTGATCCGGGCCATCGCCGACGCCGGGGCCACCGACCTCGAGGTGTTCTCCAACAACTGCGGTGTCGACGGCCACGGTCTCGGAATCCTGCTGGGCAGCAAGCGCATCCGCCGGGTCACCGCGTCGTATGTCGGGGAGAACAAGGAATTCGCCCGGCAGTACCTCTCGGGTGAGCTCGAGGTCGAGCTGACCCCGCAGGGCACCCTCGCCGAGAAGCTCCGCGCCGGTGGCGCAGGCATCCCCGCCTTCTTCACCCCCGCCGGCGTCGGCACGCCCATCTCGCAGGGCGGACTGCCGTGGAAGTACCACGCCGACGGTTCGGTCGCCGTGGCGTCGCCGGCGAAGGAGATCCGCGAGTTCCGCGGCAAGCGGTACGTGCTCGAGGAGTCCATCACCGCCGACTTCTCGCTCGTGCACGCCCTCAAGGGCGACACCGAGGGCAACCTGGTGTTCAACAAGGCCGCGATGAACTTCAACCCGCTCGCCGCGATGGCCGGCCGCGTGTGCATCGCCCAGGTCGAGGAACTCGTCGAGCCGGG
This window of the Rhodococcus pyridinivorans genome carries:
- a CDS encoding IclR family transcriptional regulator, with the translated sequence MSSDARGQLVARIAALLRTVSSHEPEGVTTSEVARTTDLARPTVHRLLSSLADEGLVDRDPASGRWALGPELYLLGSLASVRYDITDLAGDVLRDLARATGESAFLSARRGDETVCLAMEEGSFPLRSHVLHIGIRFPLGVASAGLAILAHMPDQEIEAHLSRVDLTQDWGPDHARPALEKRIETTRLTGYAVNPALIVEGSWGMGAAVFDHRGAPTWALSLTGVESRFRPDRVPELGEALLDSAHRLTQLLRHRPR
- a CDS encoding HpcH/HpaI aldolase/citrate lyase family protein produces the protein MTWELPGPAWLFCPADRPERYAKAAERSDVVIIDLEDAVAPADKPAAREALIATPLDPERTVVRVNPVGTADHEADLEALRRTSYTRVMLPKCESGDEVRSLAPLEVVALIESPLGVLAVEDIAVAENTLGMMWGAEDLVAGLGGNASRHADGTYRAVAQHARSVTLLAAKGHARWALDSVYLNIKDTDGLYEEALDAVAVGFDIKVSIHPSQVDVVRRAYAPTPEEEAWARRVLEAAESERGVFDFEGKMVDAPVLRHAERVLQRASAAASA
- a CDS encoding MaoC family dehydratase, with the translated sequence MSETDTTVEKRIVQRGLWFEEFELGAIYEHRPGRTITEADNTLFTTQTMNTQALHLDAAYAAETSFGERLVNSMFTLSTLVGLSVAQLTQGTIVANLGFSEISFPKPLFHGDTLYAETKIVDKRESKSRPGEGIVTLEHTGRNQHGDVVAVAVRKTLVQKRPTT
- a CDS encoding CoA transferase subunit A, which encodes MATKVFETAAEAVADIRDGATLAVGGFGLCGIPDILIRAIADAGATDLEVFSNNCGVDGHGLGILLGSKRIRRVTASYVGENKEFARQYLSGELEVELTPQGTLAEKLRAGGAGIPAFFTPAGVGTPISQGGLPWKYHADGSVAVASPAKEIREFRGKRYVLEESITADFSLVHALKGDTEGNLVFNKAAMNFNPLAAMAGRVCIAQVEELVEPGEIDPGEVHLPGIFVNRVVHTGVQDKQIEKRTVSAAKGA